The proteins below are encoded in one region of Triticum aestivum cultivar Chinese Spring chromosome 1B, IWGSC CS RefSeq v2.1, whole genome shotgun sequence:
- the LOC123091607 gene encoding uncharacterized protein, protein MELRLHKFVFRRGKAPCSASKKVCLVNVRLSICRMIGSECMQALHFVSNADCILVNGSIRMCDSLAHVRVYSMSIVTKYNDITQHYLTSTAYMFTWIFRKGQDHPPPPPVFWCVFCK, encoded by the exons ATGGAACTGCGGCTCCATAAATTCGTTTTTCGCAGAGGAAAAGCCCCATGTTCGGCATCCAAAAAAGTGTGCTTAGTAAATGTTCGTCTGTCGATTTGCAGGATGATCGGCTCGGAGTGCATGCAGGCGTTGCATTTTGTCAG CAATGCTGATTGCATATTAGTTAATGGCTCTATAAGGATGTGTGATTCCCTCGCGCACGTACGTGTCTACTCTATGAG TATTGTTACAAAGTACAACGACATCACTCAGCACTACCTCACCTCCACTGCATATATGTTTACTTGGATCTTCAGAAAAGGGCAAgaccacccacccccacccccagtTTTTTGGTGCGTTTTTTGTAAGTAA